From Nematostella vectensis chromosome 14, jaNemVect1.1, whole genome shotgun sequence, a single genomic window includes:
- the LOC5501839 gene encoding von Willebrand factor D and EGF domain-containing protein isoform X2 has product MVRRPALIRAALFFFLAFGAFQRCVGQALTCPEPTDPCVTHKSIKEPFRSSAHNYSHTQPAICDNRLTEGWYRFTSGVGGKIPTTKPEPNTCGTVAPIWMNSPHPHQVGQTVDATACINLNNIRWGCFRTIDICAKKCEDMATMANYFVYYLRPPFGCDMAYCAGDGIPCSDGSESCTRDFPNLMVPLPSIEYGNKYENNRPMMKCNFLFPSWGNVSFHVEWYDNGSLVSNNKFCPNEGEVCDYKDSEGILYSPPKVGTMMHCRLRMRYNSHPQNKWSIWRQSESFFVGIKVKPEHIKTQQCDPLHQVTLQPTIPIDKDLLLQVLLPKEEKNGVSVAVTQCQLYIKEKKDYTIDIQPTCDDMITNGQGISVDVHFYVAQTEPFWAGHILPSVRVYLSMVS; this is encoded by the exons ATGGTGAGACGCCCTGCATTAATCCGAGCGGcccttttcttctttttggcATTTGGGGCATTTCAAAGATGCGTTGGCCAAGCTTTGACGTGTCCTGAGCCAACGGATCCTTGTGTTACCCACAAGTCGATAAAAGAGCCGTTTAGGAGTTCAGCACATAATTACAGTCATACGCAGCCTGCTATATGTGACAATAGACTGACAGAGGGATGGTACCGCTTTACAAGCGGAGTGGGAGGAAAAATACCGACAACAAAACCTGAGCCAAACACTTGTGGAACAGTCGCCCCGATTTGGATGAACTCTCCCCATCCGCACCAAGTCGGACAAACAGTGGACGCTACTGCGTGCATCAATCTCAACAACATCCGATGGGGCTGCTTCAGGACGATAGATATCTGTGCAAAGAAGTGCGAAGACATGGCCACCATGGCTAactactttgtatattatctGAGGCCTCCTTTTGGATGCGATATGGCTTATTGTGCAG GTGATGGCATACCTTGCTCTGATGGAAGTGAGAGTTGTACCAGAG ATTTTCCCAACTTGATGGTTCCACTTCCAAGCATTGAATATGGAAACAAATATGAAAATAACAGACCAATGATGAAATgcaattttttatttccatcTTGGGGAAATGTCTCCTTTCACGTTGAATGGTACGACAATGGTTCTTTGGTGAGCAATAACAAATTCTGCCCGAACGAGGGTGAGGTCTGTGATTACAAGGACTCTGAAGGGATACTCTACTCGCCCCCAAAAGTGGGGACCATG ATGCACTGCCGACTGCGCATGAGGTATAACAGTCATCCCCAAAACAAATGGTCCATCTGGAGGCAAAGCGAATCGTTCTTTGTGGGCATAAAG GTTAAACCAGAGCATATTAAAACACAACAGTGTGATCCGCTCCATCAGGTTACATTACAACCCACTATACCTATTGACAAGGACTTATTACTCCAAGTGTTGCTTCCtaaagaggaaaaaaatggAGTTTCGGTTGCAGTGACCCAATGTCAACtttatataaaagaaaaaaaggattaCACCATCGACATACAACCAACTTGTGATGATATGATCACAAACGGCCAAGGGATCAGCGTGGATGTTCACTTTTATGTTGCGCAAACTGAGCCTTTCTGGGCAGGACATATTCTTCCCTCGGTTCGG
- the LOC5501839 gene encoding von Willebrand factor D and EGF domain-containing protein isoform X1: protein MVRRPALIRAALFFFLAFGAFQRCVGQALTCPEPTDPCVTHKSIKEPFRSSAHNYSHTQPAICDNRLTEGWYRFTSGVGGKIPTTKPEPNTCGTVAPIWMNSPHPHQVGQTVDATACINLNNIRWGCFRTIDICAKKCEDMATMANYFVYYLRPPFGCDMAYCAGDGIPCSDGSESCTRDFPNLMVPLPSIEYGNKYENNRPMMKCNFLFPSWGNVSFHVEWYDNGSLVSNNKFCPNEGEVCDYKDSEGILYSPPKVGTMMHCRLRMRYNSHPQNKWSIWRQSESFFVGIKVKPEHIKTQQCDPLHQVTLQPTIPIDKDLLLQVLLPKEEKNGVSVAVTQCQLYIKEKKDYTIDIQPTCDDMITNGQGISVDVHFYVAQTEPFWAGHILPSVRLTWRVPMRCMQRS from the exons ATGGTGAGACGCCCTGCATTAATCCGAGCGGcccttttcttctttttggcATTTGGGGCATTTCAAAGATGCGTTGGCCAAGCTTTGACGTGTCCTGAGCCAACGGATCCTTGTGTTACCCACAAGTCGATAAAAGAGCCGTTTAGGAGTTCAGCACATAATTACAGTCATACGCAGCCTGCTATATGTGACAATAGACTGACAGAGGGATGGTACCGCTTTACAAGCGGAGTGGGAGGAAAAATACCGACAACAAAACCTGAGCCAAACACTTGTGGAACAGTCGCCCCGATTTGGATGAACTCTCCCCATCCGCACCAAGTCGGACAAACAGTGGACGCTACTGCGTGCATCAATCTCAACAACATCCGATGGGGCTGCTTCAGGACGATAGATATCTGTGCAAAGAAGTGCGAAGACATGGCCACCATGGCTAactactttgtatattatctGAGGCCTCCTTTTGGATGCGATATGGCTTATTGTGCAG GTGATGGCATACCTTGCTCTGATGGAAGTGAGAGTTGTACCAGAG ATTTTCCCAACTTGATGGTTCCACTTCCAAGCATTGAATATGGAAACAAATATGAAAATAACAGACCAATGATGAAATgcaattttttatttccatcTTGGGGAAATGTCTCCTTTCACGTTGAATGGTACGACAATGGTTCTTTGGTGAGCAATAACAAATTCTGCCCGAACGAGGGTGAGGTCTGTGATTACAAGGACTCTGAAGGGATACTCTACTCGCCCCCAAAAGTGGGGACCATG ATGCACTGCCGACTGCGCATGAGGTATAACAGTCATCCCCAAAACAAATGGTCCATCTGGAGGCAAAGCGAATCGTTCTTTGTGGGCATAAAG GTTAAACCAGAGCATATTAAAACACAACAGTGTGATCCGCTCCATCAGGTTACATTACAACCCACTATACCTATTGACAAGGACTTATTACTCCAAGTGTTGCTTCCtaaagaggaaaaaaatggAGTTTCGGTTGCAGTGACCCAATGTCAACtttatataaaagaaaaaaaggattaCACCATCGACATACAACCAACTTGTGATGATATGATCACAAACGGCCAAGGGATCAGCGTGGATGTTCACTTTTATGTTGCGCAAACTGAGCCTTTCTGGGCAGGACATATTCTTCCCTCGGTTCGG